In the genome of Peromyscus eremicus chromosome 1, PerEre_H2_v1, whole genome shotgun sequence, the window GATCTTGGCCACCATTCGCCCCAGCAGACTTGAAATTAAACCAAAAGGTGAAAGTGTGTGTGGAACGCTGGGCCTATTTGGTCAGGGCTGTGATCTCCTCGGACTTCATGGCATCGGACAGGAAGCTGAGCTCATTGCACAGGGTCTCGTAGCGGAACGCCATCCGGATCTGTGCGACATTTGTCTTGCGGATATCATTGCCCTCCGGTCCTTCTTTGTAATAATTCTGACCCAAAAACTTCTGCTTCTCCTGCAGGCCAAGAGAAAGAGAAGTGAAACCAGATTCATGTCTGTATCCACACAGCTTTGACGTGAGCCCCAGCATACAGTCTAGTGTCCCTAAAGCTGATCCTCCACGGGGACATCTTCCTCCCATGAGACTCCAAATCTGACCACTTGGCCATTCCCTCCGttgtgagagaggagagagaattagGGAACCGACGGGCCTACCCTGGGTGGTAAAGGACTGGAACAAGGAAGCCCGCCTGAGAGGTGATGTGGGCAGGCAGTCGTGTTCCTAGAGAGGCCGGATCCCAGAACAACTCACACAGCACTTAGGCCTTTAACTGTCATCTCCCCTGAGGCCCTGTAAGACCGCCTCTTCCTGTTCAAATGACATCCCCTGAGCAGATGCCCCGGTTCTCAATGTTGGCTCCACAGCTGATTCTTACGGGAGCCATACAAAGGTCCTGAGTCTCGTGTGTGCGCTCAGTGCCTGCTCTTGCCAGGACTATTTTAGGGCCTGGCAACATAACATGGAACGGGCCTCTGCACTCAACTTCCATTCGGAAGGGAAACTGAAAAACACATGAGGAAATGCATGGCACAGTGTCTGCAGTGCCGCATGCTATGGAGAAAAATAGGttaaggggagggaggagggcaggtcTGAGATAGAAGAGGGGCAGCCGTGATGGCCCCCAAGGTTTCTGCTGGGGCCTGAACGTCAGTGCTCCTGAGACCTGGCTGGCTCAGCTTGTCTCCTATCCCAGGACCTAGCAGGCACCTGTGCACAGAATTCTGTGTGCTCCTTTGTGAAGGGGGAAGGGCAGACAAGCCCATCCCAGTCACCTGATGCGAGAGGCCACTCTGCAGCACGCTGTTCCTGGCGATCTCACACAGATCACATGTGCTCAGCTTCCACACTTGGGCTGCGATGGCGTACTCCTCCATGAGTGCTTCCTAGACCCCGCCCCAGAGCACACAGGTTAGATGAGAGAGACAACCCTTCAGGCTTGGAACATGAAAAGCGCTCTCCCATGGCTTTCCTCTACCCGCTCGCACTGGGATCATCAAACAAGCTCACACCTCGAACTCCAAGCCCCTGAGATCTGTTTGTGAGCAACTGTGGGTCACCAAATGGAGATCAATCAAGGAGACTTCTAGATTTGTTTGCTCACCAGCACTGGGGGCCTAATGTGTCAGAAAGCTGGGGTCCTGCTCTTCCTTGACAGTCCTTGTTAAAAGGgaggcgggctggagagatggctcagaggttaagagcactgactgctcttccagaggtcccaagttcaattcccagcaaccacatggtggctcacaaccatctacaatgagatctggtgccctcttctggtgtgcagacatacatacaaacagaacactgtatacatactaaataaaaaaatctttaaaaagtaaaaataaaaataaataaataaataaataaataataaaagggaGGCTCCTTAGGGAAACGTAGGAGCGTTCATGCAAACGACATGCAAGGATCTGTGAGTGCGGCAGCTCCCCAAAGCCGTAGCCTCTGAGATTGACTAACAAAGTGATAGAGGCCTTTGACAGAAAAACAGAAGTGAGCAGAGGGAACCCTAACTGGCAACAGCCTGGTCAAGCAGCTCAACTAGTTAACTGTTGCAGTGTAATTAACTGTTTCAGTGTAACTAGTAGTCTGGTTCCAGGGCCTCATATAACCACTGGAACAGAGTTGTAATCAAGGTCTAGATTGATTTAAGCTGTTGGCCCTTACTGGAGCTTACACAAGGCCAACGGCCTGCCTCAAAAGTTCAGCACCCCTGTAGTCAGGTACAactttaattatttgtattttatgtgcattgatgttttccccgtgtgtgtgaaggtgtctgtgtgagggtgtcggatcccctggaacaggagttagccttgagctgccacgtgggtgctgggaattgaaccctggtcctctggaagaagagccagtgctcattacttgctgagccatctctccagccacccactCTCCCCAGTCAGGCACATTTTTAGTGTGTGCTCTTACTGTTgctttgttgtgttgttgtttgtttggtttttgtttttcgagacagggtttctgtgggtAACaatcctggctctcctggaactctttctgtagacaaggctggcttcgaactcagagatctgcctgcctctgctttccagagtgctaggattaaaggggtgcaccaccatggctggctagctttgctttttatttaacatactatttttataaaaatgttcaaaaataaaagttaaaatgagaaaaatgtaacGTTAAATAAGAACAAGAAAGACTCCCTCCAAGTGGGGAGATGATGCAATCCCTAAGGGGCTGGGCTTAGCCAAGGCACTGCCTTATCTTCTGGCTGGGAACTATCTGCCATCCATCACCAGCCCTGTCTAACTCCAGATCGCCTCCAGCTGAGGGGCTAAACTGTGGTTACAAAGACCTCTGGGACTCAGAGACCTTTTGCCAACTCCATTTGGGAACTCTGTAGCTGTTGTGAGGCAGAATTGCTTTCGGGTGCTTTTCAAGAAATTGAATGCAGGGCTGGAGATGGGAACCCAGCTGTCTTCTATTAAGTGAGACATTCACGCAAACTGCAGAACGACGCCACTCCTCTTGGGATTGTTGTTTTGGGAAATATTTTCATAACATTTTTTGCTATTTATACAATACTTAATGACTCCATTACTATTTTGGGATGGgtggagtttgtgtgtgtgtgtgtgtgtgtgtgtgtgtgtgtgtgtgtgtgtggtgttgtcaTCGTTGTTGTTAGtttcttggttgtttttgttttgttttgatggagGCTTtcatctgtagcccaggctggccactgcCTCAGCccccctagtgctaggattacaggcatcaaACCAATACATTACTGTTTTTTAAAGGTGAAAGATTTTTTACACTCAGAAGCGAAACCAGGGTATTACATTACTGTTTTTAAGtgagtttgtaaatatttttaaaagcatcccTAGCCTTTCACACCATAAAGCACAGTAGACACAACAAAGATGACAGGAAGCTCGGTAATGGCTTCCGCTCTGGGTGTAAAGGGTCAGGATGCTGCAAGCCTGCAGAAGCCCCGCCCAGGACATTGCAGCTGCTATTTTTTTGCTAATCAGTGGCTGATCTTGTCAACACCAGTAGAATGTTCTGGGAACACTTGTGGCTGTTCCCATGCATGACATCatctttcccttctcctcccagaGACCCAAAGCATAATCATAAAAATACTATtaacaaagccaggtgtggcggcacatgccttcagtcacaacactccagaggcagaggcagaggcaggaagatctctgtgatttcgaggccagcctggtctacatatcaagttctaggttctagccagccatggctacacagtgaaacctgcCCTCCCCTAAAGGGACAAGtaccattaattttaaaaattttgccTCAATTTTTGAATGCATGGTATATTAGACTATTAGACTCCATTAGCTTAAAGAAGAAATGGTTTTATGGCCACTtcacaaataaaaggaaatacaaTACAGAGAGTTCTAATAACTGTACCAATATCACAGAGATACATCCAAAAAGACTCCCCTCACCACAGGCTCTCACCCCTTGTCTTCACCAAGCCACACTACCCCCACAACAAAAGTGGGCTCTGAGCTCACATCTTCACAGTGGCAGGGGCTGGGGAGCAGGCCAGGACGGATGCCTGCTGGGATACCACTGAacttcccccacctcctcacctTGGTGTAATGGAACTGCATGGGGTCATCGGTGGAGAGAGAGACATGCAGTCCTTTGTGCAGGAATTCCCGAAGCGGGTTCTTGGAATATTCCAGAAACAGGCTGTTGTTGCTGAGAGGAGACATGGCAATAGGGATCTGAGCAAGGTAGTAGAGATATTGCAATACAGGACTCTGCAAAAGAACCAACAAACACTCATGTGACATGTGCCAGAGGGGATATGCGGGAGAAGCGCTTGTCAATAGAAAGCAGAGGCTGGGCAGCGTCTGGACGGGTCTCCACCAAGCCCAAGAAAGCCGGGGTGCCCAGACCCACCATCCTCTACCTGTGTTCCCTCATTGCTCTGTGACATGAAGGGACTCTTGCCCACTGTTTGAAGTACCCACTCTTGGCTCCAGATTGTAGGAAGAGCTCTGAACAGGAGGCCACATCTTACACTCCCCACAGGCCCCCTAAAGTGGGCAGGCCAGAAGAACCCCATAGGTGTGAGGAATGTTCAAGTTGAGCCTTTCATTGGTTTGGATACAAAATGCCCTCCATAGGCTTGTGTGTTTGAGTACCGGGTCTCCAGCTGGTAGGACTGTTCTGGAAGGTTGTAGAACCTTTAGAAAATagagcctcactggaggaagcgGGCCACTGGTTTGGGGCCTTGACATTTGGTAATAGCTAGGGCCTACTTCCTACCCATTTTCTACTTCCTGACTACAGAGGCAATGTAACCCCGGTATATCATAGCATCCCTGCCGTGATGGGCTGAATCCTTCAAAGTGTGAGCCAGCATAAgcccttcctccttccagatGCTTCCTGTTAGGCATTTGGACACAGCGGTGGGAAGTGACTAGCAGAGTGCTGTTCACACTCTAGAGACCTAAcctgaagagaaggaaagaggcaaGCTTTGGGCTGCTGTCCCTTAGAAGTGTGACCGGAGAGATGTCAGGGCCAGAGCAAGGGGATATTTTGGAAGTGACCCAATGTGTAGGGAGGCTGAGTACCCAGATTCACAGTGACATCACCTACACAAAGCAAAGCTAGATGGCCGCTGTGCCCACTGCCAGGGACTGAGTCAATCACTGACTCAATAGTGTGTCCTTTGTCCAAAGGCCTTTAGAATGAGGGCCTAGGAATATCGCCGCACAGAATGAGGGTTGTTAGTCACCGTGGAGGGATCACAACGCTGTGGCTTAATGTTATGTTAAAATTATGCTATAGAGGAGGAAGGTGGCtggggaagatggcttagtggttaagaccaTGTAGTGCTCctgtagaagacctgagttcagcttaGGGCAGTTGACAataacctgtaattccagctccaagggatatgACAGCCTCTGCAGGCTCCTGCACCCATTcatgcacagacccacacacagacatgcatgcataaacataatttttaaaaattagtctttaaaaaagaaagaaaaaaggggctGGAAATACTAAACAACTGATTGAACTATATCTATAATGTAAGTAGGTGATTtctggttactttttttttttaatctaaaccATGATATGTTTGGTTATTTTATGATTAAAAGTGAGCtcaattgctttgtttttttctttcaagacagggtttctctgtgtaacagccctggctgtcctggaactccctctgtagaccaggctggcctcgaactcacagagatcagcctgcctctgcctcccgagtgctgggactaaaggtgcgcaccaccactgcctggctgtgcccaattgcttttgtttgctgtttttcctgctttaatttgtttgttttgtttgttgttgagagagaaagagaacatgaagctgtgaagggaggtggggaggagttggaggggaaagaataatgatcaaaatagatgaaaaaaatgtaaataaatagtgAGTGAACCTAAGAAGACTCCAGGTAGCCCAGCCCTCCAGGAGCCGTGGCCTCCAGCACCACTGACCAGCAAACACTCTGAGTGGGTGATGGGGACCCAGCACACCTAGCATGGCCTCGGGGACTGGCCCACTTACCTTCTTGAGGAGCAGCCCGTGGGAAATGTTGTCAGCAGTCAGGAAGGCAGACACTAGGTGGGTGATGGAGCCTGCCTCCCCACAGTGAGGCCGGAATAGGAACGTGCTCAGGCCTCGTTCCCTGTGGAAGAGAGGCTCCAGGTCAGGACATGCCCCTGGTTTACGTTGGCCACATCCCAGCCCAGGACCCACTCCAGGGGAGAACATCCCCATGGCATGGTCAGCACAGCTAAGCCAGTGCAGCCTAGAAACAGCCCTTCCTACAATGTCGAAGCCAAGAGACCTGACGTCCAGGGCAGAGGAGGCTGGCAATAGAGAGGCCCCGGCCTTCCTCCGTCCTTCCCCCCTTCCCCACTTTCCAGGACTGTGGCCTCCGTCCACCATGAGAAACCAAGTCCAAACTCTTTACCACAGAAATGAGCAAAGGCCCAGAGGGTGACCTGTGTTGAAAGACACTGAGCAGGCCAGTGACAGAGCCAGACCTGGACAGCCTGTCTCCCAGAGCTCAGCTCAGGACCTCCTCCACCCTGGTCCCAGGCCCTTCTCTCCACCCCATTCTAAACCTCCACACCACAAACTTGGATTGGCTCCATGCTAGCCAGTGGGAATCCATGCTCCCAAAGGAAGGTATATGGAATTAGACTTGTAGAGAAGGGAATGTGGCTGTGTCCTGTGTCCCAGGTATCTGGCCCCTGCCAGCATGTGCTTCCTCTGGTTTGTGGAGGAACACAAACCTGTTCCTCTGTGCACAGGAGACCACCCTCAGGCTTGTGTAGACTGAATCTGcttcacccctcccccatccctcctgTGCCTGGACTGTGCTTATCACATGGTAGTTACATTTTTGCAAAGCACAAATGCATGTGTGCAGATTGCTGCAGAGTAAATAAGCATGCATATGTGTTGGCATGTCCTAGGTCATTCCTGTCTCAGGGATTGACGTGGAGGTATATGCTGGTGAATATGTACATATGAACATATGTGTGCAAATGTATAGCATTATTGTATTTATGATGCACATATGTATTGGCATTGAGTCTTCTCATGCATATGCCCACATGTGTGAGCAGTCATGATAAATTTAACATCTACTTGGGTGTGCATGTTGGCAGAAGTGAACACATACCCATGGATCACATGTGTGTGGAACAGGGGCTCATTCCAGGGCCACCTCACCCACCTGCGAAGGTTGTTCAGCACCATGATGTTGGCATACATGTAGTACAGGTAGTAACTGTAGGGTGGGTTCTGCTCACTGGTCCAGAGGTCTGGACTGGGACTCTTGTCTGAGAACATGTGGTCACTGTGCTTGGACTCATCATCCACGCTGTCAAACCCTGTCACCTGTTTGGGAAGTAAGGATGCTGACATTGAGGATCATCCAGGACTCAGCTCAGCTCCAGATAGAGCTTAGGAGCTCTCACTTCTGTTGGGGACCCTGGGCCTCTGCAGTCTTATCCCTCAAAGGCCTAGAGATGGGGTACAGCACCCTAGTCTGTCCCTTAGGGATTCCCAATGGGTCCAGTGGCCAGCCTGGAGAATGTCCAGCCCTTGTGTGGcacaatgaggaaactgaggctgggccAGATAAGGGTGAGTCCAAGCTGCCAAATTTTCCTTTTGCCATGCCAAAGAGGCCAGTGCTGCAGGAACAGCCACTGCCAACAGCAGCAGTgacaggctgaggtgggaggaaccTACTTGATATGCTATGCACCACTCCCATCAAGTCCTGCTGGCCTTCCAACTCACCAGCTAGTTAGTACTTGAGTGTTActgtgggtgggggggtgggggggaggtaaCTGGAGCCTCATTTTATTGTTGAGCAAACCAGAACCAAAGTGAATTAGGAAGCTGTCCAAGAGGGATGACCAGGCTCTGGGCCCATATAGGCTTGTAGAATCTTAACtaagcaaagatgtgttacatttgtttatgctgcagaatattactttaactgtgcaaaggtgtgttacttttgtttatgctgcatttaatgatgtaaggatgtgtgtttaataatGTAACGATATCTTGCCTgtttaaggcacctgattggtctagtaaagagctgaacggccaatagttaggcaggagaaaggagggcggggctgccaggcagagagaagaaatcccggttccagagaaagaaaaggaagaatgaaagaagggggaaaggaagagggacaTGCCCGGGGCAGGAAGCCAGGCAGATGCCAGCCAACCAGAGAAGCAGTTGagtaagatgtacagaagtaagaaaggtaataagaaccaaggcaaaaggtagataaagagaaacaggttaacttaagttaaaagagctagctagaaatgtgcctaagctaggccgagcagtcaaaactaataataagtctctgtgtcgtgatttgggagctggttggtggcccaaaagaaaaagcctgttaCAAGGGCTGGATTTGTGGCTTTGGGTAGAGGATTCCTTTGGGTTTGCCAGGTATGGCCGTGAGACACCAGCTAGATGCCTGACAGCAGACCAGGAGGCCCTGGCCGGGGCCAGCCTCGGCCAGGCACAGCAGCGGCCCCAGGGTGTCTCTGCTCTGCTGGGAAGGACctgggaaatctttttttttttttaaatcaggtatCTCCAGCCTCCAGGCTAAGCGCTGGTGATTCTTGCCTATGGCTGCCCTTCTCTACTGGGGACAGACAAAGCATCACCAGCCACCACGACCCTGAGAAGCAGCTTCCCCTCCTCTTTAGAAAGCTGCTTGGAGCTGGCAGCCCAGGCCTGGGATCCAGGAGCTGGGGATGGAAgcagagtgggaggaggaggaagtctgGCCGGGCCCACTGTGGAGCAGGTGTGCCCTCCTCTGCCACACTGAGCTCACTAGAGGCCCCACACTTACGTATTTGAGGAAGAGGTGAAGCTCCCGGTGATCCTGGGGGTTGATGGTAGCCTTGAAAAGGGGCAGGAAAATGTTCTCCAGCATCCTCCCAAAGTTGGGCAGTAGTTTCTTTGACCtaaatatgtcactggggaaaTCAAAGGCTTGCTCGTTAGGACTTGATCTGCCAGGAGGGCCAGTTACTTTCTCAGCAGAGCAAAGCCCCAGTGTGGTGAGTGTTATGCAAACTCCGCCCCTTCCTGTGCCCATCAAACCAGAGGCCACTTCCAGAGTGAAGGGGTGGGATTCAGGCTGGGTGAGATCTGATAGAAGAGTCCTCAGATTTCCAGTGAACAGACTAAACCCCATGCCCAGCCCAGCTGGGGATGACAGAGGCACTCTGACAGGCAGTCAGGGAGAGGTCAGCAATGCAGGACACTGCCGGGCATGTTGTGGCCCAGGCTCACCCAAATCCTCAATGAGAAAAAGGCAGGATGGTAGTCCCCCACCAAGGTCTTGCCATATATTCTTCAAAAGCAAGAGTGATGTGTGCTGAGAGCCAAGCAGCAGCacccctgccctgccttcccctcaATAGCATAGGAGCCATGTAGGACAGGCTGGGGtccccagaggacccagggcagACAAACACTACTTACTAGATCCGGGGCACCTGGATGATCCAGCGCATGTTGGGTGAGTAGACCTTGTGCTGGATGAACCAGCGGGCCAGGCTGGACCACTCCTGGGGACTTCGGCCATAGATGGAGAGCCGTGGTTCTGAGTATTGGTATTTGCTGTCCTCCAGTTCCCGGGCCACCTCCTGGTACCAAAAAGAACTGAGTCAGCCCAAGAGACTCTCAGCCACATGGGAGACCCCAATCCCCAGGTGGGCCCTGAGATCCTTTAGCTACCTGCTCATGGGTGGGAGGGCTGATCTAAATCCCTGGTGCCGCCATGTAAGCACCCACTCCCCAGCCGAGGCTTCTCCTGGGAGGGAGGCCAGGGTATAACACCGGCATGCTGTAGAAACAGGCCTGGCTGTAGAACCAGGCTGGGCAGCAGCCATGTCTCCACCTGGAGCCAGCCTGCGACCAGCCGAGTTCGGGCTGCAAACAGACAGGGGTGGCACCAGGATGCTCCGAgctttccccttctctccccttccctgcccATGCTTGAGAGCAGGAGACCAGCACTGGCCTGTGCTGCGTGGTAGAAGGGCCTtcagggagaggaagggacagaggtcATACACGCCCCTACTTTTTCACTCACCTTGACCATCCGAGCAAAGTACTCTCCTCCCAGGAAGTTTTCAGTCTTCAGATACAGGTCCCGAAGCTCACTGGCTCCCACGGGGTTGTACTTGGAGTTGAACTTGTCAAAGCGGTGGAACGTCTGCCGGCCCTGTAAGGAGGGAACACCAGCCAGCTCTACCACATGTCTCTGTAACGACCAAACATGTGTCTCCAGGCCGTCACAAGACAGCCACACTGGAAAATGTTGtcacccccatctctctctctctctccctccctccctccctttcttttagaTAGAGTCACACTATGTAGTGCAAGGTAGCTTCAAACTACAATCTTGCCTcatcctccagagtgctaggattacaggcatctgtcaccatgcccagctctacgTTATTTCCTGCATAAAACCTAGGAAGTCCTGAATGCCAGGATCATGTCCCCTCAGTCAGCCATAGGACTCTTTGGACAGGACAGTGGCAGAGTATCAAGCTCCTGGAGGTCTGAAGAACTGGCGTACAGCGCATACAAGACCACTGAACAGTCAAAAATAACAAGTTTAGCATCagggaaggtggctcagcagctaaTATGCTTACTGCACACACTATggaccagagttcggatccccagaagcccacataaatgccaggtgGCTGTAGTGgccccacctgtaattccagcctcagaaggcagagagaggggatcCCCAAAGAGGCTGGCTAAGACTAGCCATGTTGATGAGCTCTaagtttgattgagagaccctgcttcaaagaaCAAGGTGGGAGAGCAATCCAGGATGATTCCCAGCATCGACCTCAGGcctctacatacatgtacacacatgtgccacacacatcacagaaatggaatcagaaaaaaaaaaaaagtttttactgTGCCTTTTTAGGTCTGAACAGTATTCACTGTGTGTATCTGTTACATTGTGTTACTTGTCTTTGAATACTGTATTGCTTTCTACATTTTGACTACTGAAGGTAACGCTGCTATGAACACTAGTTTGCAAGTGTCTGCTGATGTCCCAGTTTTCAAAGTTTTCAAGTGTATGAGTAGGAGTCAACAATACTGTGGGATTCTGCATTTTAAAGAACCATATGCTGTTTCCACAGCAACTGCACCATCAGTCAGCATTTTAACAACTTTGAAAATTAACAAGGTTCATGATAGTCATCACtttataaatctttttattttaatttatttttttatttctgtgtgtatgcccATTTGGCTGGATGTGTTCcaagtgcatgcagtgcctgcaaaagccagaagagggcactggagttcctggaactgtagttacaggcaatAGTGAGctatgggttctgagaactgaatccCTGTCtactgcaagagcagtaaatgctcttaactgccggctctccagccccacagtcgccattttatagacaagaaaataaaagcttAAGTGAGTCACCCACGGGCACAAGACTCCCAAGTGCGATTAGACCCTGGAACCATCCGACTTCATGCTGCCATAGTCTTCCTTCGACCCATGTTTGTTCCCGGCCCTGTTATTCAATAGCACCAGATTCCTTCCACAGCCTCGACTACAAGGAGAGGAAGATGATTCCCCAGCCACCCACTGTCCAAGCACAGCTATGACAACTTCTATGGGCAGAGCACCCCCTGCTGGCGATGCCAGGGCCGAAGCTCACTCACCGCATGGACGTCCAGCGAGTCCACGGTGAGGTCGTAGGGGTCCATGTGCAGGCTGTCGAACACCTGCCGTAGAGTGATCTTCCGACCTAGCTTCTCGGCCACAGTTCTGTCAGGCTCCGTCTGGTACGTGTGCTTGATAAAGCGCAGCAAGTGCTTCTGATTCATGCAGGCCGCTGCATGAATGTGCGTGTCTACCTGGAACACATCCCCCACTGGCCAATGAGCGGGGTCCCCTCCCCTAGTGACCAAAGAACCGCAACCCTCGATGTGGAGCAGAGTCTTAGACTACATGGGTGATGTTGCCAGTGCCCACCATTGCCCTTCCATCCCCCAGGCCTCAGAGCTAATCTCCTTCCCTACAGCCCTGCCACTCAGCTTACCTCCAAACAgcattaagatatttttgttttggtttatattTTCCCCTCTTGACAAGTCCCCAAATGGCCCTCACATCCTCGGGGGCAAGCCCCAAACTTTATCCTGGAATCAAGGCTGCATGCAACCTTAATTCTCCCCTTCCCGCCACCCCATCACATGTGGGTGTGGCTTCTCAGGCACCAAGCTACTCTGTGCAGCATCACACTGCCCATGCCTTTCCTCAGCCTGGCAGGTCGTCTTCTTCCCACCAAGTTCATCTGTTTCATTCTGCTTCCTCCACATGGAAGCCAATCCTGATGCCCTGGGTACAGCTAAGCCACTCTCTCCCTGGCTCAGCCTTGGCACTCAGTACAGCCGTCCACACTGATGGGCACATCCTCCTGACCCCTCTCCTATGTTTCTATCTACCTGGGAGCTCCTCAAGGATAGGGACCAGGTCCACTGCATCCAAGTCTATAGCACCTACCCCAAGGATTGGTCCAAAGTACCAGGTGAGTCATGAGTGGATGAGTAAACCCACGGTGCCATCAGTTCCAATGGTTTCATAAAACCATTGAAACTCCACTCTTCCCACTGACTTCTCTGGGAATCCCAAAGAAATCGCCCTAATAGAGGTAAAAGGATGGCCACCATACCTTTCTCTGTCAATTCTACCTCACCCCAACCCGGGAATTCCAAGCCCCATACAGCAATAGGTGTCCTGACTCTAAGCCAACATGTAGACTCAGACCTCAGAGCCAATTCTAACTCACAGACAGGAACCTAGAGGTTGGGTCCTCCTGCACTTGGTAGAAACAGATTCCTCAAAGGAGGCACCAGCAA includes:
- the Ampd3 gene encoding AMP deaminase 3, with product MPRQFPKLNMSDLDEQVRLLAEKVFAKVLREEDSKDVMSLFTVPEDCPIGQKEAKERELQKELAEQKSVETAKRKKSFKMIRSQSLSLQMPTQQDWKGPPTVSPAVSPVTPLVPGATSKPGPAPYAMPEYQRVTISGDYCAGITVEDYEQAAKSLAKALMIREKYARLAYHRFPRTTAQYLAHQGESAPLEEGLPDFHPPPLPQEDPYCLDDAPPNLGYLVRMQGGILFVYDNQTMLERQEPHSLPYPDLETYIVDMSHILALITDGPTKTYCHRRLNFLESKFSLHEMLNEMSEFKELKSNPHRDFYNVRKVDTHIHAAACMNQKHLLRFIKHTYQTEPDRTVAEKLGRKITLRQVFDSLHMDPYDLTVDSLDVHAGRQTFHRFDKFNSKYNPVGASELRDLYLKTENFLGGEYFARMVKEVARELEDSKYQYSEPRLSIYGRSPQEWSSLARWFIQHKVYSPNMRWIIQVPRIYDIFRSKKLLPNFGRMLENIFLPLFKATINPQDHRELHLFLKYVTGFDSVDDESKHSDHMFSDKSPSPDLWTSEQNPPYSYYLYYMYANIMVLNNLRRERGLSTFLFRPHCGEAGSITHLVSAFLTADNISHGLLLKKSPVLQYLYYLAQIPIAMSPLSNNSLFLEYSKNPLREFLHKGLHVSLSTDDPMQFHYTKEALMEEYAIAAQVWKLSTCDLCEIARNSVLQSGLSHQEKQKFLGQNYYKEGPEGNDIRKTNVAQIRMAFRYETLCNELSFLSDAMKSEEITALTK